The Polyodon spathula isolate WHYD16114869_AA chromosome 21, ASM1765450v1, whole genome shotgun sequence genome contains the following window.
CCATCATCGACGTGGACATCCTGCCCGAGACCCACCGGCGCGTGCGTCTGCACAAGCATGGCTCGGACAAGCCCCTTGGCTTCTACATCCGCGATGGGCTGAGCATGCGGGTGACCCCCCAGGGAGTGGAGAAGGTGCCGGGGGTGTTCATTTCTCGGCTGGTGCGCGGCGGGCTGGCGGAGAGCACGGGGCTGCTGGCGGTCAACGACGAGATCTTGGAGGTGAACGGCATCGACGTAGTGGGCAAGTCCCTGGACCAGGTGACGGACATGATGGTGGCCAACAGCCACAACCTCATTGTGACGGTCAAGCCGGCCAACCAGCGGAACAACGTGGTCCGGAGCAGCAAGGGCTTCTCCAACAACAGCACCCCCAGCCCGGTCTCGCACTACATCAGCAACTACAGCACGGCTGAGGGGGAGAGTGATGACGAGGGAGACCTGATCATCGAGAGCGACGGCCTGCCCCCCTACTTGCACACCGGCTTCGTCAACGGGGACCACCCGGGCGTACTGCGCAGCTTCCAGCAGAGCACCTCCCTGCACAGCTCGCTGTCTGACAGCAAGGCCTCGCTCAGCTCCACAAACACTCACAACGGCAGCCCCGGCAAGGTCAACACGAGCCGGGAGAGCATGCGGGAGGACGGCAACGTCATCACGCTATAACGCTTGCGGACGCAGCCTgcctttcttttattctttctttgtttcttcctTCCGTCGCCACCTCCTCCGCTGCCGGGGACTGCCGATTCCCTACATGCTGCTGGGACACGCTCTTTCCCGGGTAACCTTTGGGAGGCTGACTCAGTTTGGAGATGAGGGAAAGAGTGCTGCTTCCTGGAATCTGGCGGTGGAGGTGTGTGGAGGGGGTGCACTGTTACAAGCTCTCCTTCAGAGGTCTGATTCGGAATATAAATCTGGAGCGTTAACGAATaacactgggggaaaaaaacagaaagcactggAAGAGTCTGCTTCTTAGGAGGGTTGATCTGGGCTGTTAATGAAGTACCCCCTCCAGGAATGTTAAGTAAATAGGGGGCGCTCTGTCCTTCTCGGGTATTATGGAGGGTATAACTAGATGTCTCCTTTTGAGAAGCCATGCACATTATGTTTGTATTTGGTTCTTCTGTCCCAATTTATTTGCTTGATTACTGTGCACATGTGACTACAGACTAGAGGACCTGGCTTACAACCATTGCTTAGCCTGTGTTATGTACTTTAGGTTTCCAGATCCTGTATCGCACTGGGGATCTTCTGCTGCAGGGCTGGTACTGTGGAAATGGGATTAAGCTAATGCAGCTGACCTATTTCATTGTGCGACTCcctaaataataatcataaaaatgCTGATGcgtttattttatttcctaatCGCACAGAAAAGGTAAATAGTTCAAATACAGAACACcacctcagtaaaaaaataaaaaaataaaagtagaaacATGCATGTacagcaaaaaatataaaataaaataaacaggtattTTGGTTTTGAGAGATGTTCTTTTAAATTacttgtattttattgatttttagtctacaaaaaatgtcattttaatattgttattaatatatatatatatatatatatatatatatatattaattatatatatatatatatatatattatatatatatatatctttatataaaatattaatttttaacattttttttattatgagaTCGATAAGTGAAAACCAAAACATTTAGAAAGACTTCATTCTTGCGTTGTAAAGCATGAAGCCACTTCAGTTTTTATTCATAATTAAGTTCAatatttttattgttctttttagtATTTATC
Protein-coding sequences here:
- the pard6a gene encoding partitioning defective 6 homolog alpha, giving the protein MVHNAETVRHLPKMSRHHRTPSRNANNIIEVKSKFDAEFRRFALKRSSVGGFQEFYRLIQSVHQIPSVDLLMGYTDIHGDLLPINNDDNYHKALSSANPLLRIIIQKRAEADTGVFATNSLQRRKKGLHGLRPVHKSKPHLLIGLPQDFRQISSIIDVDILPETHRRVRLHKHGSDKPLGFYIRDGLSMRVTPQGVEKVPGVFISRLVRGGLAESTGLLAVNDEILEVNGIDVVGKSLDQVTDMMVANSHNLIVTVKPANQRNNVVRSSKGFSNNSTPSPVSHYISNYSTAEGESDDEGDLIIESDGLPPYLHTGFVNGDHPGVLRSFQQSTSLHSSLSDSKASLSSTNTHNGSPGKVNTSRESMREDGNVITL